In a genomic window of Flavobacterium sp. KACC 22761:
- a CDS encoding saccharopine dehydrogenase family protein, translated as MRSILIFGAGRSASSLIRYLLSKSESENLHLVVADLSLALAEKKTQKHPNATPIALDIFNAEERKSAIEKASIVISMLPAHLHIEIAKDCLQFKKHLVTASYISDAMQALDEEAKKNNLIFMNEIGLDPGIDHMSAMKVIDEIRSKGGKMLLFESFCGGLVAPESDNNLWNYKFTWAPRNVVLAGQGGAAKFIQEGTYKYIPYSALFRRTEFLEVEGYGKFEAYSNRDSLKYRSVYGLDDILTLYRGTIRRVGFSKAWNMFVQLGMTDDSYIIEDSENMSYRQFMNSFLPYHPTDSVEIKTRFILKIDQDDIMWDKLLELDLFNPNKKVNLPNATPAQILEKILTDSWALKPDDKDMIVMYHKFGYECNGEKKQIDSKMVCIGDDQTYTAMAKTVGLPVAMATLLILNGKISTPGVQLPIKKEVYEPILKELEEYGVIFNEQIVPYFGYNPDLF; from the coding sequence ATGAGAAGCATATTAATTTTTGGAGCAGGCCGCTCAGCGTCGTCACTGATTCGTTATTTACTTTCAAAATCTGAGAGCGAGAACCTTCATTTGGTTGTTGCAGATCTCTCTTTGGCTTTGGCCGAAAAAAAGACACAAAAGCACCCAAATGCAACTCCAATTGCTTTAGATATTTTTAATGCTGAAGAAAGAAAATCGGCGATTGAAAAAGCTTCGATCGTAATTTCAATGCTTCCTGCACATTTGCATATTGAAATTGCCAAAGATTGCCTTCAATTCAAAAAGCATCTTGTAACGGCTTCTTATATAAGTGATGCTATGCAAGCGCTTGATGAAGAAGCGAAAAAAAATAATTTGATTTTCATGAACGAAATTGGCCTAGATCCTGGAATTGATCATATGAGCGCCATGAAAGTTATTGATGAAATTAGATCAAAAGGTGGCAAAATGCTTTTGTTTGAATCTTTCTGCGGCGGACTTGTAGCACCTGAATCTGACAATAATTTGTGGAATTATAAATTTACTTGGGCACCAAGAAATGTGGTTTTAGCAGGGCAAGGAGGCGCCGCGAAATTTATTCAAGAGGGCACTTATAAATACATCCCGTACAGCGCCTTGTTTCGCAGAACTGAATTTCTGGAAGTCGAAGGTTACGGGAAATTTGAAGCCTATTCAAACAGGGATTCTCTCAAATACAGATCGGTTTACGGACTTGATGATATCTTGACTTTATATAGAGGAACAATCCGAAGAGTTGGTTTTTCGAAAGCTTGGAACATGTTTGTCCAGCTCGGAATGACAGATGATAGTTATATTATCGAAGATTCTGAAAACATGAGTTATCGTCAATTCATGAACTCGTTTTTGCCTTATCATCCAACAGATTCTGTCGAAATCAAAACTAGATTTATTCTTAAAATTGATCAGGACGATATTATGTGGGACAAACTTTTGGAACTGGATTTATTCAACCCAAACAAAAAAGTAAATCTGCCAAATGCAACTCCGGCTCAGATTTTAGAAAAAATATTGACTGATAGTTGGGCTTTAAAGCCAGATGACAAAGACATGATTGTCATGTATCATAAATTTGGTTACGAATGCAATGGCGAAAAAAAGCAAATCGACTCAAAAATGGTTTGCATTGGCGATGATCAAACTTATACAGCGATGGCAAAAACTGTTGGTTTGCCAGTAGCTATGGCAACATTATTGATTTTGAATGGAAAAATCTCAACTCCAGGTGTTCAGCTTCCGATTAAAAAAGAAGTTTATGAACCCATTTTAAAAGAATTAGAAGAATATGGGGTTATTTTTAACGAACAAATCGTGCCCTATTTTGGATATAATCCGGACTTGTTTTAG
- a CDS encoding DUF6814 family protein has protein sequence MNQIRRALGLIWIALAIASAYFCIFIFGLPKLGSGKQEDLVFGIIILFILTPLISLGLGIFGYYALMGDYDDQ, from the coding sequence ATGAATCAGATAAGAAGAGCCCTTGGATTAATTTGGATTGCTTTGGCGATTGCTTCTGCCTATTTTTGCATATTTATTTTTGGTTTACCGAAACTAGGATCGGGCAAACAAGAAGATTTAGTTTTTGGAATTATTATCCTTTTTATACTTACGCCTTTAATAAGTCTAGGATTAGGTATTTTTGGTTATTATGCCCTAATGGGTGATTATGATGACCAATAA
- a CDS encoding DcaP family trimeric outer membrane transporter has product MKKKLFFLFLGILSLKGFSQTTKPETVSVIPTITAKEWDFNFYGFIRTDYIFDTRKSAQVREDNLNLYPLDKVLDANGADLNDVSASNILSIVSRVGLKIKGPNVWGAKMTGTLEGDFFGNTEASIGLVRLRHAYINMEWQKTSLLIGQTWYPAFIPEVFPGVANFNTGIMFNPFGWASQIKLKQNFTKELSFAATIYKEREFTTAAATGGTQNAASINSPLPTFHGQFQFKNKNWLAGIGAEYKSLQPLTEYAPTIDTKAKTSEKVNSTSFLGFVKYANDKISIKTYGITGGNMINFVMLGGFAGYSTPLNPEKYEAIKTSSFWIDVASNNKKIAPALFFGYTKNQGDGRNGLAVGETVKYYNRGISNSRVIDNVWRLSGRVEFKHNNFKITPELEYTAAQWGDLDKNANGKADLNLTTVGNFRTLLSCAYSF; this is encoded by the coding sequence ATGAAAAAGAAGTTATTTTTTCTTTTCTTGGGAATACTTTCCCTGAAAGGATTTTCGCAGACTACAAAACCCGAAACCGTTTCTGTTATTCCAACTATTACTGCAAAAGAATGGGATTTTAATTTTTATGGTTTTATAAGAACTGATTATATTTTCGACACTAGAAAATCGGCTCAGGTAAGAGAGGATAATTTAAATCTCTATCCTTTGGACAAAGTTCTGGATGCAAATGGGGCAGATTTAAATGATGTTTCGGCTTCAAACATTTTGTCAATAGTCTCTAGAGTAGGCTTAAAAATAAAAGGGCCAAATGTTTGGGGAGCAAAAATGACAGGAACACTGGAAGGAGATTTTTTTGGAAATACCGAAGCTTCAATAGGACTAGTAAGATTGAGACACGCTTACATAAATATGGAATGGCAAAAAACGTCTCTTTTAATTGGACAAACTTGGTATCCTGCATTTATTCCTGAAGTTTTTCCGGGAGTAGCAAATTTTAATACCGGAATTATGTTTAATCCTTTTGGATGGGCATCGCAAATTAAACTAAAGCAAAATTTCACAAAAGAATTATCATTTGCGGCAACCATCTATAAAGAACGAGAATTTACAACTGCAGCAGCCACAGGAGGCACACAAAATGCAGCATCAATTAATTCCCCTTTGCCAACATTCCATGGGCAGTTTCAATTTAAAAATAAAAATTGGCTTGCAGGCATTGGAGCAGAATACAAATCGCTTCAGCCTCTTACAGAATACGCTCCAACAATTGATACAAAAGCAAAAACTTCTGAAAAAGTCAACAGCACATCTTTTTTAGGTTTTGTCAAATATGCAAACGATAAAATCTCCATCAAAACATATGGAATTACAGGTGGAAATATGATCAATTTTGTAATGCTAGGAGGGTTTGCAGGGTATTCGACTCCTTTAAATCCCGAAAAATACGAAGCAATAAAAACCTCATCCTTTTGGATTGATGTAGCTAGCAACAATAAAAAAATAGCACCGGCATTATTTTTCGGATATACCAAAAATCAAGGTGACGGAAGAAACGGCCTCGCTGTCGGAGAAACCGTAAAATATTACAACCGAGGTATTTCCAACTCCAGAGTCATTGATAATGTTTGGCGTCTTTCCGGACGTGTAGAGTTTAAGCACAATAATTTCAAAATAACTCCAGAATTAGAATATACCGCAGCTCAATGGGGAGACTTAGATAAAAATGCTAATGGAAAAGCCGATTTAAACCTAACAACTGTTGGCAATTTTAGAACATTACTCTCATGCGCATACTCTTTTTAA
- a CDS encoding MFS transporter, translated as MKEKSTKGIWKVISASSMGTMIEWYDFYIFGSLAVVISTKFFPADNPTAAFLATLATFAVGFVVRPFGALFFGRLGDLIGRKYTFMVTLLLMGGATFLIGCVPSYETIGFMAPVLVLLLRMLQGLALGGEYGGAATYVAEHAPVGQRGYWTSWIQTTATVGLFISLMVILATRNLLTPEQFNHWGWRVPFWISIVMVGISYLIRKNMHESPVFAKAKQEGKTSTNPLAESFGNRYNLKFVLLALFGATMGQGVIWYTGQFYVMSFMKTVMSIDSSQVDTLLGIGLLIGTPFFIVFGWLSDKIGRKYIMMAGMLIAILSYRPIYQKMYDTTDVKTKTEIVSKTKIQAELKENQNHEFAMDSVYTTSKSYTDGTAFLQIKTVSLENGKAVIVDGKPKTEIKTTVTINNSDKWSLVFLIFIQVLFVTMVYGPIAAFLVEMFPAKIRYSSMSLPYHVGNGIFGGLLPAISTYLVINAKEKGDPTFFLEGLWYPIIIAGTSLVIGMIYIKNKDKKNTHI; from the coding sequence ATGAAAGAAAAATCAACAAAAGGAATCTGGAAGGTTATTTCGGCCTCTTCTATGGGGACGATGATTGAATGGTACGATTTCTACATTTTTGGAAGTTTAGCAGTCGTAATTTCAACAAAATTTTTCCCCGCTGACAACCCCACTGCAGCATTTTTAGCAACATTAGCAACTTTTGCGGTCGGTTTTGTAGTTCGCCCTTTTGGGGCCTTATTCTTCGGAAGACTAGGTGATCTTATAGGAAGGAAATATACATTTATGGTTACATTATTATTAATGGGCGGCGCAACTTTCTTGATAGGCTGTGTACCGAGTTATGAAACCATTGGGTTTATGGCGCCTGTCTTAGTATTACTTTTAAGAATGCTTCAGGGACTTGCTCTTGGTGGCGAATATGGAGGCGCGGCAACTTATGTAGCCGAACATGCTCCTGTAGGACAGCGAGGCTATTGGACATCATGGATTCAAACCACAGCAACCGTCGGGCTTTTTATATCATTAATGGTGATTTTGGCAACTCGAAATTTACTTACACCCGAACAATTTAATCACTGGGGATGGAGAGTTCCGTTTTGGATCTCAATTGTTATGGTTGGCATTTCCTATTTGATTCGCAAAAACATGCATGAATCCCCTGTTTTTGCCAAAGCAAAACAAGAAGGTAAAACAAGTACAAACCCTTTAGCAGAAAGTTTTGGAAACCGATACAATTTAAAATTTGTGCTATTGGCTTTATTTGGAGCTACAATGGGGCAAGGCGTAATTTGGTATACTGGACAATTTTATGTAATGAGTTTTATGAAAACTGTTATGTCAATAGATTCTTCACAAGTAGATACTTTGTTGGGAATTGGATTATTAATAGGCACTCCGTTCTTTATTGTTTTTGGTTGGTTAAGTGATAAAATAGGCAGAAAATATATTATGATGGCCGGAATGCTGATTGCAATTTTATCTTACAGACCCATTTATCAAAAAATGTACGATACAACTGATGTTAAAACAAAAACAGAAATTGTAAGCAAAACCAAAATTCAGGCCGAGCTCAAAGAAAACCAAAATCACGAATTTGCAATGGATTCTGTTTATACTACTAGCAAGTCTTATACTGATGGAACTGCTTTTCTTCAAATTAAAACGGTTTCCTTAGAAAATGGAAAAGCAGTTATTGTAGATGGAAAACCTAAAACAGAAATCAAAACGACAGTCACCATCAACAACAGTGACAAATGGTCTTTAGTTTTTTTAATATTTATTCAGGTATTATTCGTAACGATGGTTTATGGTCCAATTGCTGCCTTTTTGGTAGAAATGTTCCCTGCTAAAATCAGATACTCTTCTATGTCATTACCTTACCATGTTGGAAATGGAATTTTTGGAGGATTGCTTCCCGCAATTTCCACTTATCTGGTCATAAATGCAAAAGAAAAAGGAGATCCTACTTTTTTTCTTGAAGGACTTTGGTATCCTATCATAATTGCAGGAACCTCTCTTGTAATTGGAATGATATACATCAAAAACAAAGACAAAAAAAATACTCACATTTAA
- the pckA gene encoding phosphoenolpyruvate carboxykinase (ATP) has protein sequence MDTNTLFSQSISLKELGIENAKVRYQLSPDELHAITLQSGQGVESSTGALAINTGEFTGRSPQDRFIVKDAITEDKVWWGNVNIPFAPEAFEKLYNKVTKFLSDKEVFVRDSYVCSDSNYRLNVRVVTETAWSNLFCYNMFLRPEESELANFTPEWTVICAPTFMADPAVDGTRQSNFAILDFTKKIALIGGTGYTGEMKKGIFSALNFILPVFKNTLPMHCSANVGKNGDTAIFFGLSGTGKTTLSADPERKLIGDDEHGWTSENTVFNFEGGCYAKVINLSEENEPDIYRAIKKGALLENVVFKAGTNEVDYDDVSITQNTRVSYPITHIDNIQPGSIGHNPKNIFFLTADSFGILPPISRLNPGQAAYHFISGYTAKVAGTEAGVTEPQPNFSACFGAPFMPLHPTKYAEMLSKKMKDAGVKVWLINTGWTGGPYGTGSRMKLKYTRAMITAALNGELDNVEYKDHAVFGIAKPQSCPNVPEEILNPRNTWADKDLYDKKALELAQKFKANFAKFEEFANAEILAGAPITE, from the coding sequence ATGGACACTAACACACTTTTCTCGCAATCGATTTCGTTAAAAGAATTAGGAATTGAAAATGCTAAAGTTCGCTATCAATTATCCCCAGATGAATTGCATGCCATTACTTTACAGTCAGGCCAAGGTGTCGAAAGCTCAACAGGAGCATTGGCTATTAATACAGGTGAATTTACAGGACGTTCTCCACAAGATCGTTTTATTGTAAAAGATGCGATTACAGAAGATAAAGTTTGGTGGGGAAATGTAAATATTCCTTTTGCACCAGAAGCTTTTGAAAAACTATATAACAAGGTAACAAAGTTTTTATCAGACAAAGAAGTTTTTGTTCGTGATTCATACGTTTGTTCAGACAGCAATTACAGATTAAATGTTCGTGTTGTAACCGAAACAGCTTGGTCAAATTTGTTTTGCTACAATATGTTCTTGAGACCCGAAGAATCTGAATTGGCAAACTTTACTCCAGAATGGACCGTAATTTGCGCTCCAACTTTTATGGCAGATCCTGCTGTTGATGGTACACGCCAGTCTAATTTTGCAATTTTAGATTTTACTAAAAAAATCGCATTAATTGGTGGAACGGGTTATACTGGAGAAATGAAAAAGGGAATTTTCTCTGCATTAAACTTCATTTTGCCAGTTTTCAAAAATACACTTCCAATGCACTGTAGTGCAAATGTTGGTAAAAACGGAGATACTGCTATTTTCTTTGGATTGTCTGGAACAGGAAAAACTACTTTATCTGCAGATCCAGAACGTAAATTAATTGGAGACGATGAACACGGATGGACAAGCGAAAACACGGTTTTCAATTTTGAAGGTGGTTGTTACGCTAAGGTAATCAACTTATCTGAAGAGAATGAACCAGACATTTACAGAGCGATCAAAAAAGGTGCACTTTTAGAAAATGTGGTTTTTAAAGCTGGAACGAATGAAGTTGATTATGATGATGTTTCAATCACTCAAAATACGCGTGTTAGTTATCCAATAACACATATTGACAATATTCAGCCAGGTTCAATTGGTCACAATCCTAAAAATATATTTTTCTTAACGGCAGATTCTTTCGGAATTTTGCCTCCAATCTCAAGATTAAATCCAGGTCAGGCTGCTTATCACTTCATTTCTGGATATACTGCAAAAGTAGCTGGAACTGAAGCGGGAGTAACTGAACCACAGCCAAATTTCTCTGCTTGTTTTGGAGCGCCATTTATGCCTTTGCATCCAACAAAATATGCTGAAATGTTGAGCAAAAAAATGAAAGATGCAGGAGTAAAAGTTTGGTTGATCAACACAGGCTGGACTGGAGGTCCTTACGGAACAGGAAGCCGTATGAAACTAAAATATACTCGTGCTATGATTACTGCTGCATTAAACGGAGAACTGGATAATGTTGAGTACAAAGATCACGCAGTATTTGGAATTGCAAAACCACAATCTTGTCCAAATGTTCCAGAGGAAATTTTAAACCCTAGAAATACGTGGGCAGATAAAGATTTATACGATAAAAAAGCGTTAGAATTAGCTCAGAAATTCAAAGCTAATTTTGCCAAATTTGAAGAATTTGCGAATGCTGAAATTTTAGCAGGAGCACCGATTACAGAATAA
- a CDS encoding DUF6624 domain-containing protein, with protein sequence MKKIIAFSCIVMICLSAQAQTYKEWIRKADSCYGKENYKMSVAYYEKAFKMEQKSARNFYSAGCSASLAKENKKAFKWLNLAIDNGYQNMDELQVDRDLMALHSEKEWKKTVEKLQKKLEIIGVNYDKVLEKELSEIYIEDQEIRGEFMNVYKSPKPDKKKIDSIGQIMLRKDSINLIKVMKILDERGWLGKNVVGVQGNKTLFLVIQHSPLKYQQKYLPMLKEAVKNGNASPINLAYLEDRVALREGRHQIYGSQSAKNKKTNKWYISPLIDPDNVDKRRAEVGLGPIADYAAKMNIEWNLEAYKKELPELEKLENIKELRIKN encoded by the coding sequence ATGAAAAAAATAATTGCTTTTAGTTGTATTGTCATGATTTGTCTTTCCGCGCAAGCGCAAACATACAAAGAATGGATTCGCAAAGCAGATTCTTGCTATGGGAAGGAAAACTATAAAATGTCGGTTGCTTATTATGAAAAAGCATTTAAAATGGAACAAAAATCTGCAAGAAATTTTTACAGTGCAGGCTGTTCTGCGTCTTTGGCAAAAGAAAATAAAAAGGCATTTAAATGGTTGAATCTAGCCATTGACAATGGATATCAAAACATGGATGAACTTCAAGTTGATAGGGATTTAATGGCGTTGCATTCTGAAAAAGAATGGAAAAAAACAGTTGAGAAACTACAAAAGAAGTTAGAGATTATCGGAGTAAATTATGATAAGGTGCTGGAAAAAGAACTTTCTGAAATTTATATTGAAGATCAAGAAATTCGCGGAGAATTTATGAATGTTTATAAATCCCCAAAACCTGACAAGAAGAAAATTGACAGTATTGGTCAAATTATGCTTAGAAAGGACAGTATTAATCTTATCAAGGTCATGAAAATATTGGACGAAAGGGGATGGTTAGGAAAAAATGTTGTAGGTGTTCAAGGAAACAAGACTTTGTTTTTGGTCATTCAGCATTCTCCTCTAAAATATCAGCAAAAGTATTTGCCAATGTTGAAAGAGGCGGTTAAAAACGGTAATGCAAGTCCAATAAATTTGGCCTATTTGGAAGATAGGGTAGCTTTAAGAGAAGGAAGACATCAAATTTATGGAAGCCAAAGTGCCAAGAATAAAAAAACGAATAAATGGTACATATCGCCGCTTATTGATCCAGATAATGTCGATAAAAGGCGCGCAGAAGTAGGACTCGGACCTATAGCAGATTATGCCGCAAAAATGAATATTGAATGGAATTTGGAAGCGTATAAAAAAGAATTGCCTGAACTGGAAAAACTTGAAAATATTAAAGAATTAAGAATTAAGAATTGA
- a CDS encoding M56 family metallopeptidase, with protein MIGFLIKSAIALVAFLAFYHFVLEREKMHQFNRFFLLFAIVFSLIVPFVSYEIVKEIPVNATNQIVVSQPVIQMQNVVEETNYKLIFLWSLYAIVTLTLALRFGRNIKNFASKIRRNPAVDFKNSKLILVEEKILPHTFLNYIFINAGDFKTQNIEPELYAHELVHVTQKHTLDILFVEFLKTIFWFNPIFLFYKKAIQLNHEFLADQEIVKTYNDVPFYQNLLLNKASGSQTIYLASNLNYLVTKKRLIMMKKRTSKNTAFLKKIAALPVAIGLVFLLCVETIAQEIKTDAGNKKTQNVLSSDKYYANTNFVFKNKGNTILVEKKYSELTEQEKKLVPPVPSLAKKSPDSQEYEGFKNSENYAVWIDGKHVPNSDLNEYEASNFVSYFNSFVHKNARSKKFPQRFQVTLFTAEGYDKAYGQNKVLDAGTITIIASEDARKSKTQKTPEKEITATVEEIDKQPEFPGGILEFYKFIGKNFKSPIEADANKVQGKFLVEFMIETDGSLSEFQVVKDLGFGVGEEAIRVLKLSPKWNPGIQNGQPVRVLYTLPITIQSEK; from the coding sequence ATGATAGGCTTTCTTATAAAATCAGCTATTGCTTTAGTCGCTTTTCTTGCCTTTTACCATTTCGTATTAGAGCGCGAAAAAATGCATCAGTTTAATCGATTCTTTTTGCTTTTTGCGATTGTGTTTTCGTTGATTGTTCCGTTTGTTTCATATGAAATAGTCAAAGAAATTCCGGTAAATGCAACCAATCAAATTGTTGTGAGTCAGCCCGTAATTCAGATGCAAAATGTTGTCGAGGAAACCAATTACAAATTGATTTTTTTATGGAGTCTGTATGCAATTGTGACTTTGACATTGGCACTGCGATTTGGAAGAAATATTAAAAACTTTGCATCTAAAATACGTCGAAATCCAGCAGTTGATTTTAAAAATTCGAAATTGATTTTGGTAGAAGAAAAGATTCTGCCACATACTTTTTTGAATTATATTTTTATCAATGCGGGTGATTTTAAAACCCAAAATATTGAACCCGAATTATATGCACATGAATTGGTTCATGTAACGCAAAAACATACACTAGACATTTTGTTTGTGGAGTTTTTAAAGACTATTTTTTGGTTTAATCCAATCTTTTTGTTCTATAAAAAAGCAATACAACTCAATCACGAATTTCTTGCCGATCAGGAAATTGTGAAAACTTATAACGATGTTCCATTTTATCAAAATCTGCTTTTGAATAAAGCGAGTGGAAGTCAAACGATTTACTTGGCCAGTAATTTGAATTATTTAGTAACAAAAAAACGATTAATTATGATGAAAAAAAGAACATCAAAAAACACAGCGTTTCTAAAAAAAATTGCTGCCTTGCCCGTTGCCATTGGTTTAGTCTTTCTTTTATGTGTCGAAACTATTGCGCAAGAAATTAAAACAGATGCAGGAAACAAAAAGACACAGAATGTTTTGTCTTCAGACAAATATTATGCAAATACAAACTTTGTTTTCAAAAACAAAGGCAATACCATTCTTGTTGAAAAGAAGTACTCCGAATTAACAGAACAGGAAAAAAAGCTTGTCCCGCCTGTGCCATCTTTGGCTAAAAAATCCCCTGACTCACAAGAATATGAAGGTTTTAAAAACAGTGAAAATTATGCTGTATGGATTGATGGAAAACATGTTCCTAATTCAGATTTAAATGAATATGAGGCAAGTAATTTTGTTTCGTACTTTAATAGTTTTGTGCACAAAAATGCAAGAAGTAAGAAGTTTCCGCAAAGGTTTCAAGTGACATTGTTTACTGCCGAAGGTTATGATAAAGCGTATGGTCAAAATAAAGTATTAGATGCTGGAACCATAACCATTATAGCTAGTGAAGACGCACGCAAAAGTAAAACTCAAAAAACGCCTGAAAAAGAAATTACAGCAACTGTAGAGGAAATCGATAAACAACCTGAATTTCCCGGCGGAATATTGGAGTTCTATAAATTTATTGGGAAAAATTTTAAATCGCCAATAGAAGCGGACGCAAATAAAGTTCAAGGAAAATTTTTAGTAGAATTTATGATCGAAACAGACGGTTCGCTTTCAGAATTTCAAGTAGTAAAAGATTTAGGTTTTGGAGTAGGCGAAGAGGCAATTCGTGTTTTAAAACTTTCTCCAAAATGGAATCCAGGAATCCAGAACGGACAGCCAGTTCGTGTGCTTTATACTTTGCCAATAACTATTCAATCGGAAAAGTGA
- a CDS encoding BlaI/MecI/CopY family transcriptional regulator — MQLSNAEEQLMEHLWKLEKAFMKDLLEAYPEPKPATTTVATLLKRMIDKKFVAYNEFGNSREYYPLVKKTDYFSKHVKGLISNFFNNSASQFASFFTTETNLSASELEDLKKIIDSEIQKKKK; from the coding sequence ATGCAATTATCAAACGCAGAAGAACAATTAATGGAGCATTTATGGAAGCTTGAAAAAGCTTTTATGAAAGATTTGCTTGAAGCATATCCAGAACCAAAACCGGCAACAACAACTGTTGCAACATTGCTAAAGCGAATGATCGACAAAAAATTTGTTGCTTACAACGAATTCGGGAATTCGAGAGAATATTATCCTTTGGTGAAGAAAACAGATTACTTTTCGAAACACGTAAAAGGATTGATCAGCAATTTCTTTAACAATTCGGCTTCACAATTTGCTTCGTTTTTTACAACTGAAACAAATTTATCTGCTTCAGAATTGGAAGATCTTAAGAAAATAATCGACTCGGAAATTCAAAAAAAGAAAAAATGA
- a CDS encoding transposase-like zinc-binding domain-containing protein, with product MEILACPKCQSDYIIKSGIINNKQRYLCKKCNYFFTVNKIGKKIDSYYVTKALQLYLEGLSYREIERVIGISHVTISKWIKAFHIKKPHQVEYHPTYKIFNHLELIEQLSNKELLTGAGVIITALGDKFMVIKWQRFKE from the coding sequence ATGGAAATTTTAGCATGTCCGAAGTGTCAAAGCGATTATATTATTAAAAGTGGTATAATCAATAACAAGCAAAGATATCTGTGCAAAAAATGCAATTATTTTTTTACAGTCAACAAAATAGGAAAAAAAATTGATAGTTACTATGTGACCAAAGCTTTGCAATTGTATCTTGAAGGTCTAAGTTATAGGGAAATTGAGAGAGTTATTGGCATTTCACATGTCACGATTAGCAAGTGGATAAAAGCTTTTCATATAAAAAAACCACATCAGGTAGAATATCATCCTACATACAAAATTTTCAATCATCTAGAATTAATTGAACAACTGTCAAACAAGGAATTACTGACCGGTGCAGGAGTCATTATAACAGCTCTTGGAGATAAATTTATGGTGATAAAATGGCAACGTTTTAAAGAATAA
- a CDS encoding energy transducer TonB: MISKLNSVSKIKIVLCFAFILFYNLRTTAQEAKPQASYYQTADLTEKPTYPGGMPEFYKFAGHFYKVPSTPTGIVLKGTIKVTFIVQKDGSLTDMKVVKDLGYGTGEEALRVLRLSQKWIPGKLNGKVVPAEFHLPISIQEPDKQ; the protein is encoded by the coding sequence ATGATCTCAAAATTAAATTCGGTTTCCAAGATAAAAATAGTTTTGTGTTTTGCTTTTATTTTGTTTTATAATCTCAGAACTACTGCGCAAGAAGCAAAACCCCAAGCAAGTTATTATCAAACAGCAGATTTGACCGAAAAGCCAACTTATCCTGGTGGAATGCCGGAGTTTTATAAATTTGCAGGTCATTTTTACAAAGTACCATCAACGCCAACCGGAATTGTGTTAAAAGGAACCATAAAGGTTACGTTTATAGTACAAAAAGACGGTTCACTAACCGATATGAAAGTCGTCAAAGATCTTGGCTACGGCACTGGTGAAGAAGCTTTAAGAGTATTAAGGTTGTCTCAAAAATGGATACCTGGCAAATTAAACGGGAAAGTGGTGCCGGCTGAATTCCATCTTCCAATTTCTATTCAAGAACCTGATAAACAATAG
- a CDS encoding DUF423 domain-containing protein: MKRRIVLTGAFIGMLAIILGAFGAHLLKKYLSVEELNTFEVGVRYQMYHAFFLFFVSTRKDISEKTLKTIYNLVVAGVVLFSGSIYLLATKNFTLFDFKFIGFATPLGGMLLIIAWLTLFVTILKQKS, encoded by the coding sequence ATGAAAAGAAGAATAGTTTTGACGGGAGCTTTTATCGGAATGTTGGCTATTATTTTAGGCGCTTTTGGAGCTCATTTGCTAAAAAAATATTTATCTGTAGAAGAGCTAAATACTTTTGAAGTTGGAGTTCGTTATCAAATGTATCATGCTTTCTTTTTGTTTTTTGTTTCGACTCGAAAAGACATTTCCGAAAAAACTTTAAAAACCATTTATAATTTGGTTGTTGCGGGCGTTGTTCTTTTTAGTGGTTCGATTTATTTATTGGCTACAAAAAACTTCACTTTATTTGATTTTAAATTTATAGGATTCGCAACACCTTTGGGCGGAATGCTATTAATTATTGCTTGGTTGACATTATTTGTTACTATTTTGAAGCAAAAATCATAA